One Aegilops tauschii subsp. strangulata cultivar AL8/78 chromosome 2, Aet v6.0, whole genome shotgun sequence genomic window, cacatcattctcctaataatgtgatcccgtttatcaaatgacaactcatgtctatggttagaaaacttaaccatctttgataaacgagctagtcaagtagaggcatactagtgacactttgtttgtctatgtattcacacatgtattatgtttctggttaatacaattctagcatgaataataaatatttatcatgaaatagggaaataaataataactttattattgcctctagggcatatttccttcaggggtATACATGGCTGAACCGGCAGGGAAATgcataagggcatctccaacgctgacCCATAAATTCCCTCCCACATCCATCTGCGGACAAGGGGAGGGGGACCAGTCTGCGAACAAGGATGCGGGAGCCaaccatccaatgctgcccgcatacatTTCAACCACCGTGTGAACTAACCCGACAATATTCATGCAAATACGGCGGGTTTCATATAAACCGGGCGAAATTCAttacatgttgaacatttttttaactaATAAACTATGTCGAACTAAGGTGAAACTAGTCTACGGCCGATGCCGGTGGATATCCGTTCCGACGACATGGATACCCTTGACTAGTCTACGGCCGGGCACACGGCGGATCTCCATTGTTTTCCCCGTGTTCAGTAGCCCGCTCATCGGACTGTCGTGAGCCCCAGAGATATATGCTTCAATGCAAAGGTCGACTCACTTCCCCTCGTCCGGCAGTGCCTCTCATTGGAGTGGCACCGCCGAGATATGATTCAGCCGAGGGGAAGGGCGCCCTCCGCTTCCGTGAAGCATGGATCAAGGTTGGTTTTTGGGGCGGGTGACAGCGGTGGTCTGCGACCGGGCAATGCACCAGCTGTGTACATTGGCGTTGCCTGGGCGGTgaccttcatgggacccaagagGCGGTGGCCTCccatgttctacttctcctcgatgatggcggcgggtACGGGCGTGCTGGGTGATGCCTCGTCAACTCCGCAAAGCCCGCTGCTTTCTCCGCCGGCAGCGTGTGGTTACGCGAACGTCGACTGCGGATGGCGCGGTCACAGGCACGGGAGGAGCGGTACGACACGGCGTCGTCCACGGCAACCACGATGCCCGTGCCACCGCGCGCCGCTTCAACGCCGGGAGTGAGAGGTCGCATCCGTTCTGCGCCGGTGTGAATGCGGAGCGGCCGTTCTAcaacggcatgaatgcgggcagctggcgccggacGGAAACATACGCGGGCGCGGGTGGGGGTTAATGGTGGGCCAGTCAGAACCGGATGTGAGAGTGGTTCGGACGCCTGTAAAGCAAAGCCCTCCTAGTTTATTCCGGTTTGCGGAAAGAAAAATTCAGACCGCCAATCGAATCGATACAGATCCGCGTTGAAGATACAGATCCGCGTTGAATGGCACGACACGCCTCGTGGTTGCGGGTGCTCAAGGGTCCAAGTTGTTGGAGATGGCCTGGTACGCTGGCTGGCTGGCCGGCAAAGAGGTGTGGATGCATGGAGCAGCGGCAGTACGTACGTACGCACTGCAGAGTGGGTCCAGCCGAAGCATCGGGCGTCGACCATCAAGGCTAGTTATTTGTCCTGCAGCTAGCTAGCAAAGCCTGGCCTGGGCTGGGCTGAGCTGGGGCCGAGCACTTGATGGCAATCACAGGCGCCACTCCACTGTGATCGACGTCGCTTTCCCCTCTCCCGTTAAACCCATGCACACAGTCGCGGCCAGCCTAGCTGCGCTACGCATCGCACGGGACGCCATTCAATAACCCGCTCACGGCTAACCTAATTCCCTCCCCGCCAGGAAACCCTCCGTCCACATCGATCCCATGATTCCCATCTCCACCTCCGTCTCCCTCCGTATATACGCGCCCGTGTCCCCTCCCCCCTTCCTTCCCTGCGTCCGTGGCCAGCACCCAATCCACAGCCGTACCTTGCTCGCTGGCCGGCTAGCCGCCTCTCGCTTCCTACGTACGTGCGTACGTCGTCAGATGGCGTCGACGACGGCCGACgacgcggcggcggggcggcgcaaGGCGGGCACTCCGCCGGCCCTGCCGCCGCCCCCGGCGGAGCAGGCGGTGAGGTGCCCGCGCTGCGACTCGCCCAACACCAAGTTCTGCTACTACAACAACTACAGCCTGTCGCAGCCGCGCCACTTCTGCAAGACCTGCCGCCGGTACTGGACCAAGGGCGGCGCGCTCCGCAGCGTCCCCGTCGGCGGCGGCTGCCGCAAGAACAAGCGCTCCCgctccggctcctcctcctcctcccgcggcctCTCCCTCACCACGCCGGCCGGGGGCGGCGCCGACCAGGACCAGCAGCACGCGGCGAGGATGAGCATGGGCGGGTttcctggcggcggcggcggcgacttccGCGGCGTGGTCGGCATGCTGCCGGTGCTCCACTCCCCGGCCGTCGTCGGCCAGTACGTGCCGTTCGGGGACTGGTCCTCGGGGGAAACCAACGGCGGGGGCGCGGCAGGCCGCGCGACGAACGGGTCGGCGGGAGCCGGAAACGGGGCGGCGAGCAGCGCCATCGCGTCGTCCATCGAGTCGCTCAGCTTCATCAACCAGGACCTCCACTGGAAGCTGCAGCAGCAGCGGGTCGCCACCATGTTCCTCGGCCCGCctagcgcctcctcctcctcccaccccCACGCCGTCGGTGGCGGGAGCAATGGCATGCCAGCCGCCGCCCAGTTCGGAGGAGGCGGCGCCTTCCTGCAGATGGCGGGGCTATCCGGCTGCATGGAGACGCTGCCGGCGACCACGACATGGTTCATGGACAACTCCTACGCGTTGCCTTCCCCGCCCCGACCCGCTGCCGGCGTGGGCGCCGCCAGTAGCAACATCAACAGCGGCCGgagtagcggcggcggcggggatgaTAACGCCACGTCGGACAACAACAACTGCGGCGGCTCGATCCCGTCATGGGGCGACATTTCGACGTTCGCAATGCTGCCGTAGAAACTTCAACGACTTCCGAGTGCGGATTCCGAAGGAATCGAGCTTGTTGCTAGGGAGGCTAATTTATCCCTGTTATTAATTCATTAGCGGATGGTTGGTCTCTAACTGGGTTGAGATATACTAAGTGTATTAATTTTAGTTCTTATTATGAAGTGATATAGTGCCTGTCAGTTGTCACAGAACCCTAATCAGCAATCCATGtatcatgtaattttctttacCGTTTCTTCGTTTATTTTGTTTCATTTTCATTCGCTTTTGCCTTTGTCTATGCATTTTTACATGCATTCGTGTTGTTAAATGACTTGGGAGCGACCATCTGTAAGTCGTGTAAAAATTAAATTTAATGTAAGTTAAActttttcatatattgttcttcttcctcttcgGGTTCTCCTTTCCCACACTACTTGTTGTCACCGGCCGAACCGCCTGCCACCGTGGCAGGCGGCACTTCCATCAGCCTCACGGCTCCACCCTTCCCTCGCCTTCGGCCTAGCCGGCCATCCGTCTAACCcccgctccccctccccctcccccacacCCCACACCCAAACACACACCTTCTGTTCTTCTCCAACACCGGCAGCTCCACCCCGCACCTAAGTATCAAATCTCCGACCCACCTCTGCCTAAGATGACGCGGCGAGCCATGTCACTTCGGCTCTAGTTCGTTCCCGAATCGGCCTCACATACGGCCCCGTGTAAAGCAGCCACCCGTCGCGGCGCCCCAGGCCTGGCCTCGGAGCCTCGCCCGCCTCCTTCTCTTCTCACAAGAAATTGAATTACACGGAAATTCAGATAACTTGCAAATAGCTCGTGCGAGATGACTTAGATAAACGTGTTCGACTTGAGCTAGATGACGTTGTGTTTGTGTCTAGCCTCTTTTTTTCACCTATTGAGTTACATGTAAGCTAGACAGACTGATCCATGAGAAATGGGCTCAAGTCATTGACGTTTATAACCATCTTTATCATACAAGATTGGTACTTCAGTTGCCATATACGCCATCTCTCTCTCGAAAAGTGCAAGTAGAGGCCGACCTTCATTGAGCTCTTTTTATTCAGGGAAAATGCGTTTTTCACACATCCAAATAATCTGGAAAAAAGTATACATGTAGACATACAGTTGTAGTACACATGTATACAATTTGATGAACATATATATTCATATGTGATGTACACAAAAAGACAAGTACACAGATTAAAATTGGCTTTTCCTTTGTTGTATTTGGGCCAAATATTTATCTCTTTTTGGTAGCATGCAAATAATCAAATTAGTTGGAAATTTTGTACGTACTTGAAGAATATGCATATCTTTGTAGAAAAAAATTAACAACTTTTGAATCTTTTAAATgtattttgtttctttttaaaCGAGCAGCTCCGACGTCGGTCGTTATTGGCCGCACTCAcctctttctctctctcaaaaaagAACGATGCAGGGTTGCAGGAAGTAGCAATACATTCATGGCCGCCAATGTGAAGCCCTAAACCAGTAATGGCGAGGCAGGTTGTCAGAGCCTATTAACTCCATCCCCAGTGGTAAGTACGAGAGAGCAAGATATGATGGATGCATCATGGATGGTTCCGAAATGAAGGCTCCTTTTTCATCTTCCCAGTAAGATTCTTCCATTCCTAGGAGTATCGATCACACCCAAGGCCGACATGAAAGCAGTAATTCTTACCCTCCAACAGGAGCGAAGACTGTTGTGAGATCTTGAATACGTACTCACTTCAGATCGATCTAGGAGCCTAGCTAGGCTGTTGGGGACCACCTCGGCTCGAGCTCGATTAATTTCACCACTATTAGAGCATATGGCTAAGGGCGTGTTCGGATCCCCTCCAGCTTCAAAAACTCCACAAATTCAGCTTCTCTCAAAGTAGCTTCCCGCTCCACCTGGCGAATTCCATCCGTTCGGCATTGAGCATAGCTTCTCCCATCGCCACCTTCGGCTGGCAGCCCAGCTGTGGAGACAGTTGGTCTGTTCAGTGCCACTTTCGGCCCGCTGGAACCAGCCCAGTTTGGGATGTTGCTCCTCGCTCGTGCAAGGTAATTCGGGCATCAATAGCGTTGCCACGTCGGGCTGGCCTCCTCCTTCCGCTGAGCTCGTTGCTCCTGGTTGGCGGTGAGGGGACTACACCGAAGGGACGGAATCTGACGGGGATAGGCCTGGAACGGCTTGATCTACCACCGGATAGGAGTGGCGGCCGGCGACGGACTGGCGGCGGTGGTCACGGCGGCGGCTAGGTTTGGCGCTAGGAAGAGGAACTAAGGAACTGTAAAGAGAGAGAGGTGTCGGGGCGAGCCTTGCGGATCGTTTCTCGATTTGGCAGTGGCAGCCTATTGTAATTATGTCGAACTCCACACTTCTCCATTTCGTGAAGCTGGCTTTAGCAACTTCGGCATTTTGCACTAGAGGATCGCAACACTTCACGAAGCCCACTCCACAGAGCTCAGACATTCTGTCCGGCTCTGCGCATGGAGTTGGAGAAGCGCGGAGCAGGAGGAGTTCCGAACATAGCCTAATAGTATAGTCAGCTGATGGTTATACGATGTTTTCATATTATGTAAAGCCACCATTTATAATCACTAGTATATGATGTAGAAATCCAATTCGATTATTGGGAGCATATGCTCTTGCCCACTAATTTGTTTCTAatgtaaaaaaatgaaaaaatagaTGTGTTCATTGTCACACCCAAATGTTACCTTCAAATTTTTAGTGAAAAATCTTAAGCATTTTGACTTGTGCGAAAAAACAAATGAAACGCCAAATGTTACACTTAATTTTGTTTTTTCACCGACGAAGCACCGCTATCCCGTTTCGCATGAAAATTGTCAAGCACACTTGCTAGACTAACATGAACATTCACAAAAAGAATTATAATTTTTATATTGTATTTACTATTTGTTTTGTATTTACTATTCATCCAAAAGCATATGGTCCGCAGAGGCAAAACTGCCCTCCCATCCTTTTTGTGTGTAATAAAAGGCCGATGACGATAAGTGGGAGGAGGCAGCCGAAGCGTCAGGCGTGGCTAAAGAAGCTTCCACGTCAATGTCGTCCATGCACTCCACACGGTTCAACCATGAGAACGTCTGCATTTGGACAACGGCTATGGAGAGCGTGTACAGGCGCATGGGCTCTAGAACGATATATTTATGTGACCAGTATGTGAAACTATGTTGAACAAAATAAAATGCCATTAAAATAATAAATGAAAATGGGAATTAATTTTTTTTTCTCGAATATGCACGAGCGTGCATATTATATATTAAAGAAGAAAGGCAAAGATTGCCTCCACCATAGTTTACAGGAGTTCCGTTACAAGTATCCTTCCCTACGCGCCCACCTTTCTAAACTACCAAAGAAGGGTTCAACGTCCCCTTTGAACTTGCCAGCTAACGACCATATCCTCCCTTCGGACTTGACCCGAGCTATGAGCACATCCACCGAAGGGGATGCTCCGTCGAACACAATAGCATTACGATGCTTCCACAATTCCCAAATAGTGAGGATGAATATAGTATGTAGATCCTTGCGCCGCAGGTTGTTCGGACCTTGCTTATCCCGAAGCCAAACGCCAAGCGTGTCATGATCCGTCGGTGTCCAGTCCAACTTGCCCAGTGCCTCGCAAATCACAGCCCATATGGAACGAGCGAACACGGATGTTAGGAGCACGTGATTGATCGTTTCCTCCTCCTGGTCACACAGAGGGCATGCATCCTGATGCGGTAACCCTCTTCTTGCAAGTCTATCCGAGGTCCAGCACCGATCTCGCAACGCTAGCCAAGTGAAGAACTTGCAGTTAGAGGGCGCCCGGGATGACCATGTCAGCTCCGCCAAGGGTGCTACCTCCCGACCCCAAAACCTTGCCGAATAGGCCGACCTCACCAAGTATCGTCCGTTCGTCTCCCAGGACCATGTGACCTTATCAGGCACATCCACCTCCGGCTCCCACGTGCACACACAGAGCCATAGGGATAGGAATTCCCTCAAGGCCTGCTCACCAAGCTCCGGGCCAACATCCAGAGCCCAAGAGCCATCCTCAATGGCCAATGCCACATGCTTCGTCAATCTGACTCGTCGAGGAATCATGCCATATATGGTTGGTGCGATCTCCTGCACCCTCATCCCATGGATCCAACGATCTTCCCAAAAAAGGGTGTTAAGCCCACAATGTGCCTCACTCCTGGTGGCTGCCTGGAACAGAAGTTGTGCATCCGCTGGCACTTTAATTGTGAATTCACTCCAAGGTCTGCTCGAGTCCACCCGTTGAAGCCATGGCCACCTAGCTTGCATGGCCACATTCAGCCATTTGAGGTTTGGTATTCCGAGACCTCCAGGCCATTTTGGTGCACAAACTGTATCCCAGGCAACAGCGCAATTGCCACCATCTGCATTAGCTCGCTTGCACCAGAGGAAACCTCGGCACACTTTGTTCATCGCAGCAATAGTTTTCATTGGAAGATCCAAGGCCATCATGGCAACTGATTGGACCAAGGTCAACCGTCCACTCTTCGGCATCAAAGTCGCCTTCCACTTAGGGAGACAATTCGCCATTTGATCCACCAAGTATTGTAGCTGCGCCGGAGTCGGCTTCCGTAATGCCAGCGGGAGGCCCAGGTATTTGATATGGAAGGACCCTCTCGGGCATCCTAACACGCTGTTTGCCATAGTGATTTCCTGATCCGAGCACCTTATCGGAAGGGCCGCAGATTTCGCCATGTTTATCCGCAAACCTGAAGCCTCCCCAAAAACCTCAAAAATACGCTTTGCAGCCTCGAGCTCTCCTGGCTTGGGTTTGATGAAAACCACCACATCGTCCGCGAATATGGACAGCCGTTGCCTCATCCCTCGAGAAGCTAACGACTCCAAGTGCCCTCTTTGCGTTGCACACTCAAACAGCCTTTGCAACGGCTCCATAGTGAGAATAAAAAGCATCGGTGATATCGGGTCGCCTTGCCTGAGCCCCTTGCAGTTGTAAATAGTGTCCCCGGGGTCCCCATTCACCATGATCTTGGTAGTAGAGGTTGCAAGAATGCCACATATCCATGATCTCCACCTAGGTCCGAAACCAAGTTGTTGCATCACCTCGATCAGAAACGGCCATTGAACGGAGTCAAATGCTTTCGAAATGTCTAGCTTGAGCAGTATGGCGGGGTTGCGCAAGGCATTCAGCCTCCGGGCTGTACTTTGGACCAACATGAAGTTGTCGTGTAAGGATCTGCCCTTCACAAAAGCACTCTGGTGGTTTCCCACAAGCATCGGTAGTTTCCACACTAATCTACAAGCCAGCACCTTCTCAAATATCTTAATAGCTCCATGTACAAGACTGATCGGCCTAAAGTCCGCCACATCCAGGGCACCATCCTTCTTGGGCAGCAGAGTAACAAGAGATTTGTTGATCACGGCCAAACCTCGAACGTCCCCATTGTAGAGACAAGCCAAGGCCTTCATGAGATCATCTTTTATAACATGCCAGCATGCGGCATAGAAACGGCCCGTAAATCCAACCGGCCCGGGCGCCTTGTCCAGGGGCATCCCCTTGATGACACCTTCCACCTCCTCATAAGTGAACGGCTCCTTCAGCTGCGATAGATCCAGCCGTGGCAAGTCCAACTCATTCAGATTTAACGTGTAACTCCGGGACTCAGCGGCACCAAACGCCGCGCCATAGTAGGCATCCACCACGGAGGCCACCTCTTCTTGGCCAGAGTACATGCATCCGTTATGCTTGACCAAGCGGAGGACATTCTTGCGCTGCCTATGGCTCGCCTGCTGATGAAAGAGCCTTGTGCTGCCATCTCCTTCACGCAACTGTAACAAACACGATCTCTGTCTTGCGTTGCCTATGGCTCGCCTGCTGATGAAAGAGCCTTGGGAGGCTCTGTCTCTGTCTAGCCGATCGCGCCCCGTCCCTGCCGGCCGCGCCCAGCCTCGCCGGCCGCGCCCCGTCGCCTCCGCCGTCCGCGCCTTGCTCTATTGCCAGCCGCGCCGACCGAGCCGTGCCCCTTTGCCTGCCACGCCGGGAGGATTCTGGCGCCAGGCTGAGGTCATGGGAGGCCACGACGATGTCGAGCTCGTCCAATTCGAACCGGCGGCGATCGACTGCGGCGTCTAGCGGCCTTTTCCGGTGTGCGGTGATAAATTTCGGCGAGTTTAGGGCGGATTCCGGCAAACTCCGCGGCGGCGTGTTTGCTTCGACGAGGTTTGACCGGTATACGGGGCCTCCTTGGTTCGGCCTTCCAACCTCCAAACATAAGGAATTCGGGTGTGCATTTTCGGCTGCCCTTAAAAACTTTACGGGTTGGATCACTTTTACGATTTCTGTTTTGGACACTTTTTTGACCAAAACTGTAAAACACAAAAATTATAAGAATTTGACCACTTATacgggtctgctagagatgctctaaagTACCCACTAGCTGCTCGATCTAACGGTGGCATTGGTTTTCTAAGTTCTGACCACCTGGTAGCCCGGCTCCATGGTGTCTCGTTTGCACGTACCACACTTCCTTTTTCGGCAGATTTGGGAAAGATCAATGGACATGCACATAGTCTACTTTTGTGTGGTACGATCTGTGAAAACAATTAGAAACAATTTGGGGGGAAATTCATTAGAATACTATTTCAATTTGGAAACACTTATTCAGAAATGTGAAAACAATTTTTTTAAGTTGCTTTAAAATGTATGCCGAATGGTTGTCAAGTAAGTTGAAACAAAGGAAATAATCAGAGTTTGTGTTAAGTGTATGTTGAATTTTCCTAAAATTAATTAAAATATGTCTAAATTCACTAAAATATTCTAATTCATATGAAATTTGTTTGACCAATTAGTGAAACTTTACCGGCAAAAAACTAAAATTTCACTGGAAAAATACTGGAAAACTTAAATTAATTGAAAGATTTTTTGTGAATAAATTAATTGAAAGATTCGAGAGCGGATTTTCGTATTTGACATCTACCAATAGAAAAAAATTGTGaaatatatattttttatttcttAATTTCATGAAGATGAATACTTTATTTGTTTCAAAGTTTTTGAACTTTTTAACGTCTTTGATTTTTATATTTGAATTTCTTTTATTGTTTGTTAAAAAAGCTGTTTTGAATTTGATTGAAATATTATTTGGAATTAACATTCCTTGTAATATAAAACATATAAATGTTGAAATTTGGGAGATAGTGTTAGCCAACCTTCTATATctaaatagctagcccccacAAACATATTTCTCCCAACATGCAAGTGTGACACCTCATCAAGCAACATGCATTAGAGAAGACTCGTCTCAACATGGAATGAGTCATAGAAAAAGGTTCATCTCAACATGCAAACATGTATGATATATCTTtctctatttttttatttttaataataaagcacggattgactccgTTGGTTCACCATCACAATACGCTTCTCCCCGTGATtttacgctttcagtttgaatttaaaacatattcgaggtg contains:
- the LOC109743677 gene encoding uncharacterized protein, with amino-acid sequence MIPISTSVSLRIYAPVSPPPFLPCVRGQHPIHSRTLLAGRLAASRFLRTCVRRQMASTTADDAAAGRRKAGTPPALPPPPAEQAVRCPRCDSPNTKFCYYNNYSLSQPRHFCKTCRRYWTKGGALRSVPVGGGCRKNKRSRSGSSSSSRGLSLTTPAGGGADQDQQHAARMSMGGFPGGGGGDFRGVVGMLPVLHSPAVVGQYVPFGDWSSGETNGGGAAGRATNGSAGAGNGAASSAIASSIESLSFINQDLHWKLQQQRVATMFLGPPSASSSSHPHAVGGGSNGMPAAAQFGGGGAFLQMAGLSGCMETLPATTTWFMDNSYALPSPPRPAAGVGAASSNINSGRSSGGGGDDNATSDNNNCGGSIPSWGDISTFAMLP